In one window of Kitasatospora sp. MMS16-BH015 DNA:
- a CDS encoding TIGR04222 domain-containing membrane protein: protein MWYWEFVLAAVLVVCAGLGVSTTRHRLRHVPNPAGLPGRGLPLLDTAFLAGGPARVADTLIVRMERDGRLIVSRDRYATVTDGQPRDEIEAVLIGTAGPARRERLDLLRAKVMCSGHVQRIGDQLADRGLMRRPDLIHRVVAARWVLLASLFTTLGLGTVATVAWLGRRGEAGTPPFFAFLGLLLLGLVWYASSRPGAARITPAGLRQLALMREGSPWRPSLALTGGGVFAALAPEDAVELGKVALDGPTALADLELRDALLAHAAAQSVRGGSKTLSSSGVDYGTGAAWCGGVDGGASCGSSGSTDSGGHHGGHHGHSGGSHSCGSSGHSGGHSGGHSSHSCGGHSGHSCGGHSSCGSSCGSS from the coding sequence ATGTGGTACTGGGAGTTCGTCCTCGCCGCCGTCCTGGTGGTCTGCGCCGGCCTCGGCGTCTCCACCACCCGTCACCGGCTGCGCCACGTGCCGAACCCGGCCGGCCTGCCCGGCCGGGGGCTGCCGCTGCTGGACACCGCCTTCCTGGCCGGCGGCCCGGCCCGGGTGGCCGACACCCTGATCGTCCGGATGGAGCGGGACGGCCGGCTGATCGTCTCCCGTGACCGGTACGCCACCGTCACCGACGGCCAGCCCCGGGACGAGATCGAGGCCGTGCTGATCGGCACCGCCGGCCCGGCCCGGCGGGAGCGGCTGGACCTGCTGCGGGCCAAGGTGATGTGCAGCGGGCACGTGCAGCGGATCGGCGACCAGCTGGCCGACCGGGGGCTGATGCGGCGGCCCGACCTGATCCACCGGGTGGTGGCGGCCCGCTGGGTGCTGCTGGCCTCGCTCTTCACCACGCTCGGCCTGGGCACGGTGGCCACCGTCGCCTGGCTCGGCCGGCGCGGCGAGGCCGGCACCCCGCCGTTCTTCGCCTTCCTCGGCCTGCTGCTGCTCGGCCTGGTCTGGTACGCCTCCTCCCGCCCGGGCGCGGCCCGGATCACCCCGGCCGGCCTGCGCCAGCTCGCCCTGATGCGGGAGGGCTCGCCCTGGCGGCCCTCGCTCGCGCTGACCGGCGGCGGCGTCTTCGCCGCGCTCGCGCCGGAGGACGCGGTGGAGCTCGGCAAGGTGGCCCTGGACGGGCCCACCGCGCTGGCCGACCTCGAGCTGCGCGACGCGCTGCTGGCCCACGCCGCCGCGCAGTCGGTGCGCGGCGGCTCCAAGACCCTGAGCTCCTCCGGCGTGGACTACGGCACCGGGGCCGCCTGGTGCGGCGGCGTCGACGGCGGGGCGAGCTGCGGGTCGAGCGGATCGACCGACAGCGGCGGCCACCACGGCGGGCACCACGGCCACTCCGGCGGCTCGCACAGCTGCGGCTCCTCCGGGCACAGTGGCGGCCACAGCGGCGGGCACAGCAGCCACAGCTGCGGTGGACACAGCGGGCACAGCTGCGGTGGTCACAGCAGCTGTGGTTCGAGCTGCGGCTCCAGCTGA
- a CDS encoding glycosyltransferase encodes MSASPLISVILAAHDPNGSLDDCLQSILNQSFTEVEVILVRDQAAECPADQVDAWARREDRVSVVRLDGLASIGRIRNAGAERATGDYLLFLDADHLLLSSTLQAMADRLDEAYRPDVLLFGHTRLHQGKSWPGAAADLLARQRSQPFAPVQQPELFGAPAYSWDRLFRRAYWTAQRLAFPDGLHEEVATVHRAMLGAEQIAVLKWDCVQLRRRLTQHPAGSPEGSQFDVFDRYEESFGLLAEHVQLDGVKPYLFTRMVRQYLFLLNLSGAVPRGDRSRFFQRASEHYGRYLPEGYERPEGREGVKFQLVGGGKYAAFEAAKLPALFSRGR; translated from the coding sequence GTGTCCGCATCGCCGCTGATCAGCGTCATTCTCGCCGCCCACGACCCGAACGGGTCCCTGGACGACTGCCTGCAGTCGATCCTCAACCAGTCCTTCACCGAGGTGGAGGTGATCCTGGTCCGCGACCAGGCCGCCGAGTGCCCGGCCGACCAGGTGGACGCCTGGGCCCGGCGGGAGGACCGCGTCTCGGTGGTCCGGCTCGACGGCCTGGCGAGCATCGGCCGGATCCGCAACGCCGGCGCCGAGCGCGCCACCGGCGACTACCTGCTCTTCCTGGACGCCGACCACCTCCTGCTCAGCTCCACCCTGCAGGCGATGGCCGACCGGCTGGACGAGGCGTACCGCCCGGACGTGCTGCTCTTCGGCCACACCCGGCTGCACCAGGGCAAGAGCTGGCCCGGCGCCGCCGCCGACCTGCTGGCCCGCCAGCGCTCGCAGCCCTTCGCCCCCGTCCAGCAGCCGGAGCTGTTCGGCGCCCCCGCGTACTCCTGGGACCGGCTCTTCCGCCGCGCGTACTGGACGGCCCAGCGGCTCGCCTTCCCGGACGGCCTGCACGAGGAGGTCGCCACCGTGCACCGGGCCATGCTCGGCGCCGAGCAGATCGCCGTGCTCAAGTGGGACTGCGTCCAGCTGCGCCGCCGGCTCACCCAGCACCCGGCCGGCTCGCCCGAGGGCAGCCAGTTCGACGTGTTCGACCGGTACGAGGAGAGCTTCGGCCTGCTGGCCGAGCACGTGCAGCTGGACGGGGTGAAGCCGTACCTGTTCACCCGGATGGTCCGGCAGTACCTGTTCCTGCTGAACCTCTCCGGCGCCGTCCCCCGCGGTGACCGCTCGCGCTTCTTCCAGCGGGCCAGCGAGCACTACGGCCGTTACCTGCCCGAGGGCTACGAGCGCCCGGAGGGTCGCGAGGGGGTCAAGTTCCAGCTGGTGGGCGGCGGCAAGTACGCGGCCTTCGAGGCCGCCAAGCTGCCCGCGCTGTTCTCCCGGGGGCGCTGA
- a CDS encoding organic hydroperoxide resistance protein yields MSALYTAVATATNGRQGRTVSNDGQLDLQLAMPPALGGNGQGTNPEQLFAGGYAACFASALGLVGRQAKVDTSEVAVTAEVSLAKDETSFGLSVVLRVELPDTLEPATARTLVEQAHQVCPYSKATRGNIPVELVIE; encoded by the coding sequence ATGAGCGCGCTGTACACCGCCGTAGCCACCGCCACCAACGGGCGCCAGGGGCGCACCGTGAGCAACGACGGCCAGCTCGACCTCCAGCTGGCGATGCCCCCGGCCCTCGGCGGCAACGGCCAGGGCACCAACCCCGAGCAGCTCTTCGCCGGCGGCTACGCGGCCTGCTTCGCCAGCGCCCTCGGCCTGGTCGGCCGCCAGGCCAAGGTGGACACCTCCGAGGTGGCCGTCACCGCCGAGGTCAGCCTGGCCAAGGACGAGACCAGCTTCGGCCTCTCCGTGGTGCTCCGGGTCGAGCTGCCCGACACCCTGGAGCCCGCCACCGCCCGCACCCTGGTCGAGCAGGCCCACCAGGTCTGCCCGTACTCCAAGGCGACCCGGGGCAACATCCCGGTCGAGCTCGTCATCGAGTAA
- a CDS encoding DUF692 domain-containing protein, with protein MTTELGVGIGWRAEIDTAVERLPGLDWVEVVAENLCPDGLRAGELPVSLRVLRERGVTVVPHGVSLGLGGAAEPDRARLARLATCAEALGSPLVTEHLAFVRAGGREAGHLLPVPRSHDSLRVVAENVRIAQAELPVPLALENIAAHLAWPEDELTEGQFLAELVERTGVRLLIDVANLHTNHVNLGLDVAAELDRLPLDAIAYTHVAGGFQRDGVWHDTHAHPVTGPVLEVLAALCERQAPPGVLLERDGNFPPPAELNAELDAIRGVWAGRRERQHA; from the coding sequence ATGACGACGGAGCTGGGCGTCGGCATCGGCTGGCGGGCCGAGATCGACACCGCCGTGGAGCGGCTGCCCGGCCTGGACTGGGTCGAGGTGGTCGCGGAGAACCTCTGCCCCGACGGCCTGCGGGCCGGCGAGCTGCCCGTCTCGCTCCGGGTGCTGCGCGAGCGCGGCGTCACCGTGGTGCCGCACGGCGTCTCGCTCGGCCTCGGCGGCGCGGCGGAGCCCGACCGGGCCCGGCTGGCCCGGCTGGCCACCTGCGCCGAGGCGCTCGGCTCGCCACTGGTCACCGAGCACCTGGCCTTCGTCCGCGCGGGCGGCCGGGAGGCCGGCCACCTGCTGCCGGTGCCGCGCTCGCACGACAGCCTCCGGGTGGTCGCCGAGAACGTCCGGATCGCCCAGGCCGAGCTCCCGGTGCCGCTCGCCCTGGAGAACATCGCCGCCCATCTGGCTTGGCCCGAAGACGAATTGACGGAAGGTCAGTTCCTCGCGGAGCTGGTCGAGCGGACCGGCGTACGGCTGCTGATCGACGTGGCCAACCTGCACACCAACCACGTCAACCTCGGCCTGGACGTCGCCGCCGAGCTCGACCGCCTGCCGCTGGACGCGATCGCCTACACCCACGTCGCGGGCGGCTTCCAGCGGGACGGCGTCTGGCACGACACCCACGCCCACCCGGTCACCGGGCCGGTGCTCGAGGTACTGGCCGCCCTGTGCGAGCGTCAGGCCCCGCCCGGCGTCCTGCTGGAGCGGGACGGCAACTTCCCACCCCCGGCCGAGCTGAACGCCGAGCTCGACGCCATCCGCGGGGTCTGGGCGGGCCGGCGGGAGCGTCAGCATGCCTGA
- a CDS encoding GNAT family N-acetyltransferase, translating into MTLTVRDFRAADAEAAAETYEAGRRHLIKTPQGMLWLATRADPAQHRRVLLAELDGRVVGSARVTVHADSSVAGQGSAQVSVLPEARRSGAGRALLAEAERHLAAHGVTTVYSWVDDTEADQAFATAHGYRRGRPARFARLDLTAALRPVPAVAPGVELRTAASFAADPSPLYRLDVAGTEDEPGEIDAAGQAYEAWLEEIWHHPEQDHELTTVALVDGVPAAFSAVTTDGAGRYWSSFTTTGAAFRGRGLAKLAKTDSLHRARAAGCTEAYTSNDEGNAPMLAVNAWLGYQVCAREWKYSREL; encoded by the coding sequence ATGACTCTGACTGTCCGTGATTTCCGCGCTGCCGACGCCGAGGCCGCCGCCGAGACCTACGAGGCCGGCCGCCGCCACCTGATCAAGACGCCCCAGGGCATGCTCTGGCTGGCCACCCGGGCCGATCCGGCGCAGCACCGCCGGGTGCTGCTCGCCGAGCTCGACGGGCGGGTGGTCGGCTCCGCCCGGGTCACCGTGCACGCCGATTCGAGCGTGGCCGGGCAGGGCTCGGCTCAGGTGAGCGTGCTGCCCGAGGCCCGCCGCAGCGGCGCGGGCCGCGCCCTGCTGGCGGAGGCCGAGCGGCACCTGGCGGCGCACGGCGTGACCACCGTGTACTCCTGGGTCGACGACACCGAGGCCGACCAGGCCTTCGCCACCGCCCACGGCTACCGGCGCGGCCGGCCGGCCCGGTTCGCCCGGCTCGACCTGACCGCCGCGCTGCGCCCGGTGCCCGCCGTGGCGCCGGGCGTCGAACTGCGGACGGCCGCCTCCTTCGCCGCCGACCCTTCGCCCCTCTACCGGTTGGACGTGGCCGGCACCGAGGACGAGCCCGGCGAGATCGACGCGGCCGGCCAGGCCTACGAGGCCTGGCTGGAGGAGATCTGGCACCACCCGGAGCAGGACCACGAGCTGACCACCGTCGCCCTGGTGGACGGTGTCCCGGCCGCCTTCAGCGCCGTCACCACCGACGGCGCCGGGCGGTACTGGTCCTCCTTCACCACCACGGGCGCCGCCTTCCGCGGCCGCGGCCTGGCCAAGCTCGCCAAGACCGACTCGCTGCACCGGGCCCGCGCGGCCGGCTGCACCGAGGCGTACACCAGCAACGACGAGGGCAACGCACCGATGCTCGCCGTCAACGCCTGGCTGGGTTACCAGGTCTGTGCGAGGGAGTGGAAGTACAGCCGCGAGCTGTGA
- a CDS encoding TIGR04222 domain-containing membrane protein → MWLLFLIPACLAAVLSCLRLVRVAATADSLAWLERAEPTEAVGIGLYETAYLAGGPTRVVDLVLVLMAARGRLHLAHTGWTTVVDPRGRSRLERALIAAVGPEGQCRTGELKGELVEHPTVQEIGGRLTLAGLATPAAVRESTVVAVRQVRQALLLTVVLFGASLALAAPHSSDAGAAVAWFSLPLILTTGTLLMARVDVQAYTHWAAPAGQEVLRSVRLPDQHGLGDDAERELLTAVAMVGPSALADARLREALRN, encoded by the coding sequence ATGTGGTTGCTCTTCCTGATCCCCGCCTGCCTTGCCGCCGTGCTCTCCTGTCTCCGGCTGGTGCGGGTCGCGGCGACCGCTGACTCGCTGGCCTGGCTGGAGCGGGCCGAGCCCACCGAGGCGGTCGGGATCGGCCTGTACGAGACCGCCTACCTGGCCGGCGGCCCCACCCGGGTGGTGGACCTGGTGCTGGTGCTGATGGCCGCCCGGGGCAGGCTGCACCTCGCGCACACCGGCTGGACCACCGTGGTGGACCCCCGGGGCCGCAGCCGGCTCGAGCGGGCACTGATCGCGGCGGTCGGCCCGGAGGGCCAGTGCCGCACCGGCGAGCTCAAGGGCGAGCTGGTCGAACACCCGACGGTGCAGGAGATCGGCGGCCGGCTGACCCTGGCCGGGCTGGCCACCCCGGCGGCCGTCCGGGAGAGCACGGTGGTGGCCGTCCGCCAGGTGCGCCAGGCGCTGCTGCTCACCGTGGTGCTCTTCGGCGCCTCGCTGGCGCTGGCGGCCCCGCACAGCAGCGACGCGGGCGCGGCCGTGGCCTGGTTCTCGCTGCCGCTGATCCTCACCACCGGCACCCTGCTGATGGCCCGGGTCGACGTGCAGGCGTACACCCACTGGGCCGCCCCGGCCGGGCAGGAGGTGCTGCGCAGCGTCCGCCTCCCCGACCAGCACGGCCTGGGCGACGACGCCGAGCGCGAGCTGCTCACCGCCGTGGCCATGGTCGGCCCCTCCGCCCTGGCCGACGCCCGCCTGCGCGAGGCCCTGCGCAACTGA
- a CDS encoding restriction endonuclease, with amino-acid sequence MARRRSSGVLGMVAEAQRQQRLRQEEQRRAALAAQRQHERQQRDAQRAAAQGEKEALRAYQQGREADAARRTAEVEARVAELRAVLATGLSGGPDVVPPFDPGPLGVPVPMPDQSWYQVPPPPPGGERQYHEQLAHARARFEYDWRAAQDADQQRLTQLAQYRAEFDAWAVEHRRLAAERTARAAELAASGATDTAAVVELFEGALRWRTDWPEGFPTDGVVAWDAAARQLVVDWLLPEPEIVPPVARVRYVKTDDREAEVARSAAERRSLYRELLAQSALRVLAELFRADTGKLLSSVVFNGCVEALNPATGREELRCLVSVTVERSAFLAVELPRVEPVSCLVDGLRGRLSSRPERLEEVKTERLAEQVGSYLPPGDEDPDLYTMDPLEFEELIAELFRRRGYSTRTTARSGDQGVDVVAEDPDPITGGLIVIQAKRYRHRVDPTAVRDLDATRVHHGANRGILVTTATFGPDSHRWVEGKPLALVDGPTLIGLLREHGLPGHLGPAVPPPPPAELLPVAAAPTLTALALPAVAATPTPTLVDLPVRPAAPPTVPLMPGQNVALPAGEGAVTVRFDFDPSGADADLTLLLLGADGLVDSDADFVFYHQREAEHGTVTLHPKETGSETATLAPARLPARVRRIAVSVNIDTDSGLTCADLRAAALTVRAADGSSWSFTPPADPGISAMLVAELYRHQPPGAPELWKLRAIGQGWSDGLAGLARAHGVDVA; translated from the coding sequence GTGGCGAGGCGGCGCAGCTCGGGCGTGCTGGGGATGGTGGCGGAGGCGCAGCGGCAGCAGCGTCTGCGGCAGGAGGAGCAGCGACGGGCGGCGCTGGCCGCGCAGCGGCAGCACGAGCGGCAGCAGCGGGACGCGCAGCGGGCGGCGGCCCAGGGCGAGAAGGAGGCGCTGCGCGCCTACCAGCAGGGGCGGGAGGCGGACGCGGCCCGGCGGACGGCCGAGGTGGAGGCCCGGGTGGCCGAGCTGCGCGCGGTGCTGGCCACCGGGTTGAGCGGCGGGCCGGACGTGGTGCCGCCCTTCGATCCGGGCCCGCTGGGCGTGCCGGTGCCGATGCCGGACCAGTCCTGGTACCAGGTGCCGCCCCCGCCGCCGGGTGGCGAGCGGCAGTACCACGAGCAACTGGCCCACGCCCGAGCCCGGTTCGAGTACGACTGGCGGGCCGCCCAGGACGCCGACCAGCAGCGGCTCACCCAACTCGCGCAGTACCGGGCCGAGTTCGACGCCTGGGCGGTGGAGCACCGCCGCCTCGCCGCCGAACGGACCGCCCGGGCGGCCGAGTTGGCTGCCTCCGGGGCCACCGACACGGCGGCCGTGGTGGAGCTGTTCGAGGGTGCGCTGCGCTGGCGGACGGACTGGCCGGAGGGCTTCCCGACCGACGGGGTGGTCGCCTGGGACGCCGCCGCCCGGCAGTTGGTGGTCGACTGGCTGCTGCCCGAGCCGGAGATCGTGCCGCCGGTGGCCCGGGTGCGGTACGTGAAGACCGACGACCGCGAGGCGGAGGTGGCCCGCTCGGCGGCCGAACGCAGGTCGCTGTACCGGGAGTTGCTGGCGCAGTCGGCACTGCGGGTGCTGGCCGAGCTGTTCCGGGCGGACACCGGCAAGCTGCTCTCCTCGGTGGTCTTCAACGGCTGCGTGGAGGCGCTCAACCCGGCCACCGGCCGGGAGGAGCTGCGCTGCCTGGTGTCCGTCACGGTGGAGCGATCGGCCTTCCTGGCCGTGGAGTTGCCCCGGGTGGAGCCGGTCAGCTGCCTGGTGGACGGCCTGCGCGGACGGCTGAGCAGCCGGCCGGAGCGGCTGGAGGAGGTGAAGACCGAGCGGCTGGCCGAGCAGGTCGGCAGCTACCTCCCGCCGGGGGACGAGGACCCGGACCTGTACACCATGGACCCGCTGGAGTTCGAGGAGCTGATCGCCGAACTCTTCCGCCGGCGCGGCTACTCGACCCGGACCACCGCGCGCAGCGGCGACCAGGGCGTGGACGTGGTCGCCGAGGACCCGGATCCGATCACCGGCGGCCTGATCGTGATCCAGGCCAAGCGCTACCGCCACCGGGTCGACCCCACGGCCGTCCGGGACCTGGACGCCACCCGCGTCCACCACGGCGCCAACCGGGGCATCCTGGTGACCACGGCCACCTTCGGCCCGGATTCGCACCGCTGGGTGGAGGGCAAGCCGCTGGCCCTGGTGGACGGCCCGACCCTGATCGGGCTGCTCCGCGAGCACGGCCTCCCGGGCCACCTGGGCCCGGCCGTGCCCCCGCCTCCGCCGGCCGAGCTGCTCCCGGTCGCCGCCGCGCCGACCCTCACCGCCCTGGCTCTCCCGGCCGTCGCGGCGACCCCCACCCCGACCCTGGTCGACCTGCCCGTGCGGCCGGCCGCGCCGCCGACCGTGCCGCTGATGCCCGGCCAGAACGTGGCCCTCCCGGCGGGCGAGGGTGCCGTCACCGTCCGGTTCGACTTCGACCCGTCGGGGGCGGACGCCGATCTGACCCTGCTGCTGCTCGGGGCGGACGGCCTGGTCGACAGCGACGCCGACTTCGTCTTCTACCACCAGCGCGAGGCCGAGCACGGCACGGTGACGCTCCACCCCAAGGAGACCGGCTCGGAGACCGCCACCCTCGCCCCGGCCCGCCTGCCCGCCCGGGTCCGCCGGATCGCCGTCTCGGTCAACATCGACACCGACTCGGGCCTGACCTGCGCCGACCTGCGCGCCGCCGCCCTGACCGTCCGCGCCGCCGACGGCTCCTCCTGGTCCTTCACCCCGCCCGCCGACCCGGGCATCTCCGCCATGCTGGTCGCCGAGCTCTACCGCCACCAACCGCCGGGCGCCCCCGAACTCTGGAAGCTCCGCGCCATCGGCCAGGGCTGGTCCGACGGCCTGGCCGGCCTGGCCCGCGCCCACGGCGTGGACGTGGCCTGA
- the hemQ gene encoding hydrogen peroxide-dependent heme synthase, translated as MTENVAAQAAEQQAEQPAKKKARDLNQVIRYTMWSVFRLKGELPEDRTALAAEVDALFEQLAEKDVTVRGTYDVSGLRADADLMVWWHAENSDDLQEAYNRFRRTGLGRALEPVWSNMALHRPAEFNKSHIPAFLADEHPREYVCVYPFVRSYEWYLLPDEERRAMLAEHGRMARGYPDVRANTVASFALGDYEWLLAFEADELHRIVDLMRDLRPSRARLHVREEVPFYTGRRKPVAELLNGLV; from the coding sequence ATGACTGAGAACGTTGCAGCGCAGGCGGCGGAGCAGCAGGCCGAGCAGCCCGCGAAGAAGAAGGCCCGTGACCTCAACCAGGTCATCCGCTACACCATGTGGTCGGTGTTCCGCCTCAAGGGCGAGCTGCCCGAGGACCGCACCGCGCTGGCCGCCGAGGTCGACGCGCTGTTCGAGCAGCTGGCCGAGAAGGACGTCACCGTCCGCGGCACCTACGACGTCTCCGGCCTGCGCGCCGACGCCGACCTGATGGTCTGGTGGCACGCCGAGAACTCGGACGACCTGCAGGAGGCGTACAACCGCTTCCGCCGCACCGGTCTGGGCCGCGCGCTGGAGCCGGTCTGGTCGAACATGGCGCTGCACCGCCCGGCCGAGTTCAACAAGTCGCACATCCCGGCCTTCCTGGCCGACGAGCACCCGCGCGAGTACGTCTGCGTGTACCCGTTCGTGCGCTCCTACGAGTGGTACCTGCTGCCGGACGAGGAGCGGCGGGCGATGCTCGCCGAGCACGGCAGGATGGCCCGCGGCTACCCCGACGTGCGGGCCAACACGGTGGCCTCCTTCGCCCTCGGCGACTACGAGTGGCTGCTGGCCTTCGAGGCCGACGAGCTGCACCGGATCGTCGACCTGATGCGCGACCTGCGCCCGTCCCGGGCCCGGCTGCACGTCCGCGAGGAGGTGCCGTTCTACACCGGCCGCCGCAAGCCGGTCGCGGAGCTGCTGAACGGTCTGGTCTGA
- a CDS encoding MarR family winged helix-turn-helix transcriptional regulator: MSEHLPTAPETPPSGEWLRLDNQICFALHAATRAFNALYRDALQELGLTYPQYLVMLVLWEDGELPVKKIGERLRLDSGTLSPLLKRLEAAGLVRRERSVADERSVTVRPTPAGTELRAQALRLPARVAEATGLDVTEIADLRRRLEQLTRAVDGAGALDGPAPLCG; this comes from the coding sequence ATGAGCGAGCACCTGCCGACCGCCCCCGAGACCCCGCCGAGCGGGGAGTGGCTGCGGCTGGACAACCAGATCTGCTTCGCGCTGCACGCGGCCACCCGCGCGTTCAACGCGCTCTACCGCGACGCCCTCCAGGAGCTCGGTCTCACCTACCCCCAGTACCTGGTCATGCTGGTGCTCTGGGAGGACGGCGAGCTGCCGGTCAAGAAGATCGGCGAGCGCCTGCGGCTCGACTCCGGCACGCTCTCCCCGCTGCTCAAGCGCCTGGAGGCGGCCGGCCTGGTCCGCCGCGAACGCAGCGTGGCCGACGAGCGCTCGGTCACTGTCCGCCCCACCCCGGCCGGCACCGAACTGCGCGCCCAGGCGCTGCGCCTCCCGGCCCGCGTCGCCGAGGCCACCGGCCTGGACGTCACCGAGATCGCCGACCTCCGCCGCCGCCTGGAGCAGCTCACCCGCGCCGTCGACGGCGCGGGCGCCCTGGACGGCCCGGCGCCGCTCTGCGGCTAG
- the hemG gene encoding protoporphyrinogen oxidase — MAEVRHVVVIGGGVAGLTAAWAARGQRVTLLEASGRVGGKLRGGEVGGVRVDLGAESMLARRPEAVELAREVGLGGELEPPSTAKAAIWSRDALRPLPGGQLMGVPGDLAALAASRVLSPEGLARAEDERATEAFEDDVAIGAYVADRLGREVVDRLVEPLLGGVYAGHADEISLRASVPALLPIARAGKPLVEGVRELTSRPSAAGPVFQGLRGGLGTLPEALAAACRAAGVDLRTDSPVQELSRTPEGWRVVVNGEVLHADAVVLAVPAPAAARLLRAEVPAAASELDGIEYAGMALVTMAFRRAELPGLTGSGFLVPPVDGRAIKASTFSSNKWGWLAESAPDSFLLRTSLGRHREEAALDLDDEELVARSLADLAEAVGLRARPYDAAVTRWRGGLPQYPVGHLDRVGRIRAAVAAAGGLAVCGAAYDGVGIPACIASARRAVNEVLTPGTGARGTEGTMGA; from the coding sequence ATGGCTGAAGTGCGGCATGTCGTGGTGATCGGTGGCGGGGTCGCGGGGCTGACCGCCGCGTGGGCGGCGCGGGGGCAGCGGGTGACGCTGTTGGAGGCGAGCGGGCGGGTCGGGGGGAAGCTGCGGGGCGGGGAGGTCGGCGGGGTCCGGGTGGACCTGGGGGCCGAGTCGATGCTCGCGCGGCGGCCGGAGGCGGTGGAGCTTGCCCGGGAGGTCGGGCTGGGCGGGGAGTTGGAGCCGCCGAGCACCGCGAAGGCCGCGATCTGGAGCCGGGATGCACTGCGGCCGCTGCCGGGCGGGCAGTTGATGGGGGTGCCGGGTGACCTGGCGGCGCTGGCGGCCTCGCGGGTGCTGTCGCCCGAGGGGTTGGCCCGGGCCGAGGACGAACGGGCCACCGAGGCGTTCGAAGACGATGTGGCGATCGGCGCGTACGTCGCCGACCGGCTCGGCCGCGAGGTCGTCGACCGGCTGGTGGAGCCGCTGCTCGGCGGGGTCTACGCCGGGCACGCGGACGAGATCTCGCTGCGGGCCTCCGTGCCCGCGCTGCTGCCGATCGCCCGGGCGGGCAAGCCGCTGGTGGAGGGCGTACGGGAGCTGACCAGTCGACCGAGCGCGGCCGGCCCGGTCTTCCAGGGCCTGCGCGGCGGCCTCGGCACCCTGCCGGAGGCGCTGGCGGCGGCCTGCCGCGCGGCCGGGGTCGACCTGCGCACCGACAGCCCCGTCCAGGAGCTGAGCCGCACCCCCGAGGGCTGGCGGGTGGTCGTCAACGGCGAGGTGCTGCACGCCGACGCCGTGGTGCTGGCCGTCCCGGCCCCCGCGGCGGCCCGGCTGCTGCGCGCTGAAGTGCCCGCTGCTGCAAGCGAGTTGGATGGGATCGAGTACGCCGGCATGGCGCTGGTCACGATGGCCTTCCGCCGCGCCGAACTGCCGGGGCTGACCGGCAGCGGTTTCCTGGTGCCGCCGGTGGACGGCCGGGCGATCAAGGCCTCCACCTTCTCCAGCAACAAGTGGGGCTGGCTGGCCGAATCCGCCCCCGACAGCTTCCTGCTGCGCACCTCGCTGGGCCGCCACCGCGAGGAGGCGGCCCTGGACCTGGACGACGAGGAGCTGGTGGCGCGGTCGCTGGCCGACCTGGCCGAGGCGGTGGGCCTGCGGGCCCGCCCGTACGACGCGGCCGTGACTCGCTGGCGCGGCGGCCTGCCGCAGTACCCGGTCGGGCACCTGGACCGGGTCGGGCGGATCCGCGCCGCCGTCGCCGCCGCGGGCGGTCTGGCGGTCTGCGGGGCCGCGTACGACGGCGTCGGCATCCCGGCCTGCATCGCGAGCGCGCGGCGGGCCGTCAACGAGGTGTTGACCCCGGGCACGGGAGCCCGGGGGACGGAAGGGACAATGGGCGCATGA